In the genome of Crassaminicella thermophila, the window GGAAGAGAAAAGGTAGGAAAAAAAGGTGTTATAAGAGATATTAATGTTCATAAAGAGGTTATTATTAATATACTCTCTTTTATAGCAGATATAGGTCTTTCTATTAAAGGATTATCTTTTTCACCTATAAAAGGACCTGAAGGAAATATTGAATATTTAGCCTATCTAATAAATAAAGAGATGGATAAAAAGGTTGATATTGAAGGAATGGCTCAAGATATAGTTAATAGTTCGCATAGTACATTAAATAAAAGATAACCAAAGTGGTTATCTATTTATTTGAATAAATATTTATTAAAGAATAAAGGATAAAATTGAATTATGTAGAATATTGAATGTAGAAATAAGTATAATATCGGATAGTTTTTATACATATTTCATATGATAAATAAAAATAATGTTAGGAGGTTAAATATGAAATATGCAAGACATGCTAAAATTTTAGAAATTATTGATAAAAATGAAATAGAAACACAGGAAGACCTGGCTGATGCTTTAAAAAAGAATAATATAAATGTTACGCAAGCTACAGTTTCAAGAGATATAAAAGAATTAAGACTTATAAAAGTTTTAGGAAAGAATGGTAGATATAAATATGCTTCTATGAAACAACAGGAAAGCGCTATCTCTGATAGGTTAGTAAAAATATTTAAGGATTCTATTTTATCAATAGATTGTGCTGGAAATATAATTGTGTTAAAAACGTTAGTAGGAGCAGGACAAGCAGCCTGTGCTGCACTTGATGCGTTAGATATTAAAGAAATAGTAGGTACAATTGCTGGCGATGATACAATTTTTATTCTCGTTCGAGAACAGGAAAAAATCGAAGAAATAGTAGAGAAGTTTAAGAAACTCATGAAATAGAGCGGGGGTATTAAAATGCTCTTAGAGTTAATTATAGAAAATTTTGCATTGATTGAAAAAATAGATATTCGTTTTGGTGGAGGATTAAATATTCTTACTGGTGAAACTGGTGCAGGTAAATCAATTATTATTGATGCAGTAAATATGGCTATTGGTGAAAGAGCAGATAAAAGTTATATTCGAAGAGGTGCTGATAGATCAGTTATTCAAATGGTATTTCGTACTCAAAATAAGTACTTAATAGAACTACTAAAAGAAAAAGGAATTGATTTATATGATGATGATATAATTATTATAACTAGGGAAATTTATAATAATGGAAGAAGTACTTCAAGAATAAACGATAGAGTTGTTACTATATCTTTAGTTAAAGAAATTAGTAAATTTTTAATTGATATACACGGTCAACATGCTCATCAATCTTTACTTTATCCTGAAAATCATATTGATATTTTGGATTCTTTAGCGGAAAAAGAAATATTAAATCTTAAGCAAGAGGTTGCAAATAAATATTATGAACTTAAAGAATTAAAAAATAAATTAGCAAGTTTATGTGGAAATGAATTAGAAAGAGAGCGAAAAAAAGATTTGTTAAGATTTCAGTTAAATGAAATTGACGAGTGCGATCTTAAAATAGGTGAAGACTTAGAGTTAATGTCGCAATATAACCTTTTATCTAATAGCGAGAAAATTTACAATGTTATGTCTGATTCTTATGAAAAAATTTATAGTGGTAATAACAGATATCTATCTATTGTAGATGGAATTGGGAATATTGTTAAAGAACTAGAAGATATTAAAGAATTTGACAATAATATTTATAATATTTATAATATCTTACAAGAATGCTTATATAATATTGAGGATGTTTCTAGAGATATTAGAAATTATAGAGACAATATAGAATTTGATCCATTTTTATTAGAGCAAACTGAAAAACGATTGGATTTGATTAACAATTTAAAAAGAAAATATGGAAATACAATAGAAGAAATTTTATCCTATAGAAATAAAATATTTTTAGAATTAGAAGAAATTGAAAATAGCCAAGACATAATAGAAGCTTTAAAAAATAATATTAACAAATTAACAGAAGAGTATTTTGATTTGGCAAAAAAATTGAGTGATATTAGAAGATCAATAGCAAAAAAATTTGAAACAAAAATAACTCATGAATTAATGGATTTAAATATGAACAAAGTTATTTTTAAAGTAAATTTTATAAATGATAGCACTCAAATAAATGATATTAATTATACAGAAAAAGGTATTGATAGGATTGAATTTTTAATTTCTACAAATGCTGGAGAGCAGCTTAAATCTTTAGCTAAAATAGCTTCTGGTGGAGAAATATCAAGAATTATGTTGGCTTTTAAAACAATTTTAGCTAAATCTGATAATATTCCGACTTTAATTTTTGATGAAATAGATACTGGTATAAGTGGAAGAGCAGCAAATGTTGTTGGTGAGAAGTTAGCAGTTATTTCTAGAACACATCAAATTTTGTGTATAACACATTTACCTCAAATTGCATTAATGGCAGATCATCATTATTATATTGAAAAAAATATACAAGATGATAAAACATCAACATGTATAATTAAATTGTCAGAAGAAGATAGAATTACTGAATTAGGAAGATTATTAGGTGGAATGACAATAACTAACTTAACAATGGAACATGCAAAAGAAATGTTAAGTATAGGCTATAACTTTAAAAATAACTTAAAATAAAAATACAACTTATAAAAAATAGATCTTAAAAGATCTATTTTTTTATTTTTCTGCAAAAATATTAGAAGAATTTTATGGTTAGTAAGATGTTTTTTATGATTCCATTACAATTTTTATATAGAATAATAAAGTAGGAAAAAGGCTAAATTAAATATATATCATAAAAACTTTTATAAAAATATTTATTTGGAGGCGATAAATGACTCATAGGGGAAAATAGGAGTGTGATATTTATTGTATAACAATAAAAACAAACGCCGTTTATTGTTCTTTTTTATTGTAGTATTATTTACTTTTATATATTCTTTTACT includes:
- a CDS encoding arginine repressor, with protein sequence MKYARHAKILEIIDKNEIETQEDLADALKKNNINVTQATVSRDIKELRLIKVLGKNGRYKYASMKQQESAISDRLVKIFKDSILSIDCAGNIIVLKTLVGAGQAACAALDALDIKEIVGTIAGDDTIFILVREQEKIEEIVEKFKKLMK
- the recN gene encoding DNA repair protein RecN, with the protein product MLLELIIENFALIEKIDIRFGGGLNILTGETGAGKSIIIDAVNMAIGERADKSYIRRGADRSVIQMVFRTQNKYLIELLKEKGIDLYDDDIIIITREIYNNGRSTSRINDRVVTISLVKEISKFLIDIHGQHAHQSLLYPENHIDILDSLAEKEILNLKQEVANKYYELKELKNKLASLCGNELERERKKDLLRFQLNEIDECDLKIGEDLELMSQYNLLSNSEKIYNVMSDSYEKIYSGNNRYLSIVDGIGNIVKELEDIKEFDNNIYNIYNILQECLYNIEDVSRDIRNYRDNIEFDPFLLEQTEKRLDLINNLKRKYGNTIEEILSYRNKIFLELEEIENSQDIIEALKNNINKLTEEYFDLAKKLSDIRRSIAKKFETKITHELMDLNMNKVIFKVNFINDSTQINDINYTEKGIDRIEFLISTNAGEQLKSLAKIASGGEISRIMLAFKTILAKSDNIPTLIFDEIDTGISGRAANVVGEKLAVISRTHQILCITHLPQIALMADHHYYIEKNIQDDKTSTCIIKLSEEDRITELGRLLGGMTITNLTMEHAKEMLSIGYNFKNNLK